A portion of the Sulfuricurvum kujiense DSM 16994 genome contains these proteins:
- a CDS encoding sensor domain-containing diguanylate cyclase, whose translation MKFLVEKNLIRVIAYGPLVFIPFVVILISSVVIYQNQQRYIHSIQEIERTYIETQKNIIISKIDSSIKLIGYQRSMTERMLKEKVKSRVDTAYSVAKNIYVQNKDTHTPQSIQKMITDSLRPLVWNGGESFIFILDYDGVFHLAPKYLRHLEGHSIINFKDSTKRNVIREEIALVKKSGGGYLWDTFTRPNYDPKLQFKQLVYVKKLGMYNWYIGSAEYLDTSIKEIEKNTLDIINNSTVGTSEYFFVIDHEGNFVLAGKNRDLIGKNVLQLRDSDGKYLIKEIIKSSGLKDAAWVSYKWKNPENGRIEQKHTYAKRVPNSNWIIGSGFYSEEVNRKIADKKMELTRINQKQLKNILLLSGIILFVSLIGSYSISNSIRRRFLNYSRMIETKNKELTALNYGLENIVKERTAELNEAYEKMEKIALTDTLTEIYNRYYFNSALQNEISRAKRYERFSLLMFDIDHFKVVNDTYGHNVGDIVLRMIAERVKSCLRESDIFARVGGEEFMIILPRTTLEMAKEVGERIRTTIEMHTFDGIGKITISLGLVTYRDDESFAEIVKRVDTALYKAKNNGRNNLNMQE comes from the coding sequence GTGAAGTTCTTGGTCGAAAAGAATCTTATTAGAGTTATCGCGTACGGTCCTCTGGTCTTTATACCGTTTGTTGTTATCCTCATCTCCTCCGTCGTTATCTATCAAAATCAGCAGCGTTATATACATTCGATTCAAGAGATTGAACGTACCTATATCGAGACGCAAAAAAATATTATTATTTCCAAAATCGACAGCTCTATAAAATTGATAGGATATCAACGCTCAATGACAGAGCGAATGTTGAAAGAAAAGGTTAAATCCCGCGTTGATACGGCCTACTCGGTTGCTAAAAATATTTATGTTCAAAATAAAGATACGCACACTCCGCAAAGCATCCAAAAAATGATAACCGATTCATTGAGACCTCTTGTCTGGAACGGCGGTGAGAGTTTTATATTTATTCTGGATTATGACGGTGTTTTTCATTTGGCACCGAAGTATTTACGACATTTGGAAGGGCACAGCATCATCAATTTTAAAGATTCTACGAAGCGAAATGTCATACGTGAGGAGATAGCGCTGGTTAAAAAATCGGGCGGCGGGTATTTATGGGATACGTTTACCCGGCCGAATTACGATCCGAAACTTCAGTTTAAACAATTGGTATACGTTAAAAAATTAGGTATGTACAATTGGTATATCGGCTCTGCGGAGTATCTTGATACATCCATCAAAGAGATTGAAAAAAATACTCTGGATATTATTAATAACAGTACCGTCGGGACAAGTGAATATTTTTTCGTCATTGATCATGAAGGCAACTTCGTATTGGCCGGTAAAAATCGCGATTTGATCGGTAAAAATGTTTTGCAGTTGAGAGACAGTGACGGCAAATATTTAATAAAAGAGATTATTAAGAGCTCTGGTTTAAAAGATGCCGCTTGGGTCTCATACAAATGGAAAAATCCTGAAAACGGCAGGATTGAACAAAAACATACCTATGCCAAACGGGTACCGAACAGTAACTGGATTATCGGAAGCGGATTTTACTCGGAAGAGGTTAATCGAAAGATAGCGGATAAAAAAATGGAGCTGACACGAATCAATCAAAAACAGTTGAAAAATATCCTTCTACTGTCCGGTATTATTCTTTTCGTATCACTTATCGGCTCGTACAGCATATCGAACAGTATTCGCAGACGATTTCTGAACTATTCGAGAATGATTGAAACAAAAAACAAAGAATTGACGGCATTAAACTATGGACTTGAGAATATCGTCAAAGAACGGACAGCCGAATTAAACGAAGCGTATGAGAAGATGGAAAAAATTGCCCTGACCGATACTCTGACCGAGATCTATAATCGGTACTACTTCAACAGTGCACTCCAAAATGAGATATCAAGAGCCAAACGGTATGAACGCTTTTCACTTTTGATGTTTGATATCGATCACTTTAAGGTAGTCAATGACACATACGGTCATAATGTCGGCGATATCGTATTGCGGATGATTGCCGAAAGAGTCAAATCGTGTTTAAGAGAGAGTGACATATTTGCACGGGTCGGCGGTGAAGAGTTTATGATCATATTGCCGAGAACGACACTCGAAATGGCCAAGGAAGTAGGTGAAAGAATACGCACAACTATCGAAATGCATACTTTTGACGGCATAGGAAAAATCACCATCAGCCTCGGATTGGTAACGTACAGAGATGATGAGAGTTTTGCTGAGATTGTAAAACGGGTGGATACGGCACTGTATAAAGCTAAAAACAACGGGCGGAATAATTTAAATATGCAAGAATGA
- a CDS encoding ArsC/Spx/MgsR family protein: MIKLVVFYEKPFCAANAKQKQILRASGCTIIERNLLEHDLDKETLRTFMGEKKVTDWFNPAAPAIKNGEISPDTLNEEAAMELLMSNPILIRRPLMVIGSEKLCGFDADKVSEVLERYVEPMPKINCMEKGCLEKRSE; this comes from the coding sequence GTGATTAAACTGGTCGTATTTTATGAAAAACCTTTTTGTGCCGCCAATGCCAAGCAAAAACAGATTCTAAGAGCGAGCGGATGTACGATCATCGAACGCAATCTTCTCGAACACGATCTGGATAAAGAGACGCTTCGAACGTTCATGGGAGAAAAAAAAGTTACGGATTGGTTTAATCCGGCAGCCCCCGCCATCAAGAACGGAGAAATTTCTCCCGATACCCTCAATGAAGAAGCGGCGATGGAGCTGTTGATGTCCAATCCGATCCTCATTCGCCGTCCGTTAATGGTGATCGGAAGCGAAAAACTGTGCGGGTTTGATGCGGATAAAGTATCGGAAGTATTGGAACGCTATGTCGAACCGATGCCGAAGATTAATTGCATGGAAAAAGGGTGTTTGGAAAAGAGGTCGGAATAA
- a CDS encoding vWA domain-containing protein produces the protein MDKYPKDTPIKNRLEKIRVQFLFDHPFLSVLALSIPHKYQSNPHMLFETDGVSIRVDESKASGYDDARLKYLYAHVLLHILLKHPFRLKGRDKPTWNRSCDIVIGLLLSDFQRVGQADEEAMVIESFRDKSVEEVYHALYRESDEGEGQQSEDNPTQQKMDIIEHEGDTQVAEEELDALIIQAMGAARKQGNIPASLLEMFDEITKPSIDLHTLLHAYMSESFFDKESDFSRPNRRFIHQGLYLPGYRYDRSRLSFFIFLDRSMSITGDVFSRFLGIIDSIVRMSHDFEVSVIPFDERVYVEEKKSYDAQGILPQIEFAKGNGGTQFTPVLEYLNTHAGEKNLAVILSDGYFTVEKAPAMQTLFLLSEKQNLKRFERYGDVVYFDLI, from the coding sequence TTGGATAAATATCCAAAGGATACCCCCATCAAAAATCGTCTGGAAAAAATACGGGTTCAGTTTCTCTTTGACCATCCGTTTCTCAGCGTCCTAGCCCTCTCAATTCCCCATAAATACCAGAGTAACCCCCATATGCTCTTCGAGACCGACGGTGTCAGTATCCGTGTCGATGAAAGCAAAGCATCGGGATACGATGACGCGCGGCTTAAATATCTCTATGCCCATGTACTGCTCCATATCCTCCTCAAACATCCGTTTCGCCTAAAGGGGCGTGATAAGCCGACATGGAACCGCTCATGCGACATCGTTATTGGACTATTGCTGAGTGATTTTCAACGTGTGGGACAGGCGGATGAAGAGGCGATGGTAATCGAGTCGTTTCGCGACAAAAGTGTCGAGGAAGTCTACCATGCCCTTTACCGTGAAAGCGATGAGGGGGAGGGGCAACAATCTGAAGATAACCCGACACAGCAAAAGATGGATATTATCGAACACGAGGGGGATACCCAGGTCGCCGAGGAAGAACTCGATGCGTTAATTATACAAGCGATGGGGGCGGCGCGGAAGCAGGGGAATATCCCCGCATCGCTTTTGGAGATGTTCGATGAGATCACCAAGCCTTCCATTGACCTTCATACGCTGCTGCACGCTTATATGTCGGAGAGCTTTTTCGACAAAGAGTCCGATTTCTCCCGTCCGAATCGCCGATTTATCCATCAGGGGCTTTATCTCCCCGGATACCGCTATGACCGCAGCCGACTCAGTTTTTTTATCTTTTTGGATCGTTCTATGAGTATTACAGGTGACGTTTTTTCCCGATTTTTAGGGATAATTGACTCAATAGTACGCATGAGCCATGATTTCGAGGTGAGTGTCATACCGTTTGATGAGCGGGTCTACGTCGAGGAGAAAAAAAGCTACGATGCCCAAGGGATACTGCCGCAGATAGAGTTTGCCAAAGGAAACGGCGGGACACAGTTCACCCCCGTATTGGAGTATCTAAACACCCATGCCGGGGAGAAAAATTTGGCGGTAATTTTGAGTGACGGCTATTTTACGGTTGAGAAAGCTCCTGCTATGCAGACACTGTTTTTACTGAGTGAAAAACAAAATTTGAAAAGGTTTGAACGTTATGGAGACGTCGTCTACTTTGATCTTATCTGA
- a CDS encoding DUF5677 domain-containing protein, which yields MKKNNMTSDLKSHKYNKGLIQPPMNTLENMQPISWTNDRLPEYLWLGLILMNFDRTEGIEQAGKILQEIAHINKTIIKPKLSIVLSLPEIEQEDIYKIICNNVNPKYLAPLTAIYRNFEYPVFNKYFNFPDILISERIKSIASAVKIYYGHQSYEATDLRFVVLSMMVFQDKLRVHRGSELPEIFANYPYTDHNDEKMRMYRPMLRATEMDIGNQQNQSFINNFWKEIGLKTECQPLIISFNKEEDLDYKKYILELQDKMNHLLSVKKEQSLHDDKFHVIMGTAIYALKIFNDVITKELGDSILGRHAFRTILEAYINIKYLLKIEPENSNVWMEYKLYGVGKYKFPLLKERENSNKEEHIHFVEPIIDTIINEILWEEYVDIDLRYFDNKKVKEKFDMVDEKYLYEVLYEYDNNFIHAFWGAVRESSMLHCENATHKYHFLPDINFEQKMPSVNHDIYKIMMKIQKLIDETI from the coding sequence TTGAAAAAAAACAATATGACAAGTGATTTAAAAAGTCATAAATATAATAAAGGCTTGATTCAGCCTCCTATGAATACCCTTGAAAATATGCAACCAATTTCATGGACAAATGATAGATTGCCTGAATACCTTTGGCTTGGTTTAATACTTATGAACTTTGATCGTACGGAAGGGATTGAGCAAGCTGGAAAAATTTTACAAGAAATTGCTCATATTAACAAAACGATCATAAAACCTAAATTATCTATTGTTTTATCTTTACCTGAAATAGAACAAGAAGACATTTACAAAATTATTTGTAATAACGTAAATCCAAAATACTTAGCACCGTTAACAGCTATCTACAGAAATTTTGAGTATCCAGTTTTTAACAAATATTTTAATTTTCCAGATATATTGATAAGTGAAAGAATTAAATCTATTGCTAGTGCTGTAAAAATATATTATGGTCATCAGTCATATGAAGCTACTGATTTGAGATTTGTTGTATTGTCAATGATGGTTTTTCAAGACAAACTTCGTGTTCATAGAGGAAGTGAATTGCCAGAAATTTTTGCGAACTATCCATATACTGATCATAATGATGAAAAAATGAGAATGTATCGCCCAATGCTTAGAGCAACAGAAATGGATATTGGAAATCAACAAAACCAAAGTTTTATTAATAATTTTTGGAAAGAAATAGGGTTGAAAACAGAATGTCAGCCATTAATAATCAGTTTCAATAAGGAAGAGGACTTGGATTACAAAAAGTATATTTTAGAACTTCAAGACAAAATGAATCATTTGTTATCTGTAAAGAAAGAGCAGTCATTACATGATGATAAATTCCATGTTATTATGGGTACAGCTATCTATGCATTAAAAATATTTAATGATGTTATTACAAAAGAATTAGGTGACTCAATTTTAGGTCGTCATGCATTTAGAACAATTTTAGAAGCATATATAAATATAAAATATTTACTGAAGATAGAACCAGAAAATTCAAATGTATGGATGGAATATAAACTTTATGGAGTTGGAAAATATAAGTTCCCATTACTAAAAGAAAGAGAGAATAGTAACAAAGAAGAGCATATCCATTTTGTAGAGCCAATAATAGACACAATCATAAATGAAATTTTATGGGAAGAATATGTAGATATAGATCTACGATATTTCGACAATAAAAAAGTCAAGGAAAAATTTGATATGGTGGACGAAAAGTATTTATATGAAGTTCTTTATGAATACGACAATAACTTTATACATGCTTTTTGGGGAGCTGTAAGAGAAAGTTCAATGCTTCATTGTGAGAATGCTACACATAAATATCACTTTTTGCCTGATATCAATTTTGAGCAAAAAATGCCTTCCGTTAATCATGATATTTATAAAATCATGATGAAAATCCAAAAATTAATTGATGAAACAATTTAG